One stretch of Nocardia mangyaensis DNA includes these proteins:
- a CDS encoding pyridoxamine 5'-phosphate oxidase family protein, whose amino-acid sequence MNTRNRAQVHTFADIKPDFDAIVGSINYATMTTVDAMGRPRSRVLIPVWETDSDQPVGWLGTYRTPVKEAHIAGNPHVTFSYWSPAQNTVAVDTVAAWTDDPDTRAQVWDLYRRGSPPGAGYDPGQFWRGPEDPEFQVLRLEPWRVQVLRRRDLVSGVPARIWRAPRRGD is encoded by the coding sequence GTGAACACCCGCAACCGCGCCCAGGTCCACACCTTCGCTGACATCAAACCCGATTTCGATGCCATCGTCGGCTCGATCAACTACGCCACCATGACCACGGTCGACGCCATGGGACGCCCGCGCTCGCGTGTCCTGATCCCGGTCTGGGAGACCGACAGCGATCAACCGGTCGGTTGGCTGGGCACCTACCGGACCCCGGTGAAGGAGGCGCACATCGCGGGCAACCCGCACGTGACGTTCTCCTACTGGAGTCCGGCGCAGAACACCGTCGCGGTCGACACCGTCGCCGCGTGGACCGACGACCCCGACACCCGCGCCCAGGTCTGGGACCTGTACCGCCGCGGCAGCCCGCCCGGCGCCGGATACGACCCCGGCCAGTTCTGGCGCGGTCCCGAAGATCCCGAGTTCCAGGTCCTTCGCCTCGAACCGTGGCGGGTGCAGGTCCTGCGTCGCCGTGATCTCGTCAGCGGAGTTCCCGCACGGATCTGGCGGGCTCCGCGCCGGGGGGATTGA